Proteins encoded within one genomic window of Flavobacterium gilvum:
- a CDS encoding phosphatase PAP2 family protein, translating into MLEKLLSLDTQLFIYLNGLGSDTYDGFWLIVTKQVNWIPFFLLLLYFIYKKIGIKQTGYLLLFVAFLVLTTDQITNVFKYTVQRVRPCNNPEINSIIRVVQVRNSFSFFSGHAANTMAVATFLYLIFKRQFKYLGLLFLWPLIFAYSRIYLGLHYPLDILCGYFFGFMMGFFVYKGYQWAKKTGKI; encoded by the coding sequence ATGCTAGAAAAGTTACTATCTCTAGATACTCAGCTATTTATTTATCTTAATGGTTTAGGTTCAGACACCTATGATGGTTTTTGGCTTATTGTAACCAAACAAGTTAATTGGATTCCGTTTTTTTTATTGTTATTATATTTTATTTATAAAAAAATAGGGATTAAACAAACGGGTTATTTGTTGCTTTTTGTTGCTTTTTTGGTGTTGACAACAGATCAAATCACCAATGTTTTTAAATATACCGTGCAAAGGGTTAGGCCTTGTAATAATCCAGAAATCAACTCTATTATCAGGGTTGTTCAAGTTCGAAATTCATTTAGTTTTTTCTCTGGGCATGCTGCCAATACTATGGCAGTAGCTACTTTCTTGTACCTTATTTTTAAAAGACAGTTCAAATATTTAGGATTACTGTTTCTTTGGCCTCTAATTTTTGCTTATAGCCGAATTTATTTAGGCTTGCATTATCCATTAGACATTCTTTGTGGGTATTTTTTCGGATTTATGATGGGATTTTTTGTGTACAAAGGGTATCAGTGGGCGAAAAAAACAGGAAAGATTTAA
- the rlmN gene encoding 23S rRNA (adenine(2503)-C(2))-methyltransferase RlmN, with protein MQIEKKDIRALSKDQLRDFFINNGDKAFRGNQVYEWLWSKGAHSFDDMTNVAKNTRAMLEDHFVINHIKVDTMQRSEDGTVKNAVRLHDGLVVESVLIPTQTRTTACVSSQVGCSLDCNFCATARLKRMRNLEPAEIYDQVISIDKESRLYYNHPLSNIVFMGMGEPLMNYNNVMKAIGMITSDEGLGMSPKRITVSTSGIPKMIKKMADDEVKFKLAVSLHSAIDSIRSRIMPFSQNFPLVELREALEYWYRKTKSKVSYEYVVWKGINDDKASIDALVKFCKYVPCKVNLIEYNPIDDGEFQQASEESINAYIKALENTGIVVKVRRSRGKDIDAACGQLANKEA; from the coding sequence ATGCAAATTGAGAAAAAAGACATACGGGCATTATCCAAAGACCAATTGAGGGACTTTTTTATAAACAACGGAGATAAAGCTTTCCGTGGTAATCAGGTTTATGAATGGTTATGGAGTAAAGGGGCGCACAGTTTTGATGATATGACTAATGTTGCCAAAAATACTCGCGCCATGCTGGAAGATCATTTTGTGATTAATCATATCAAAGTTGATACTATGCAGCGAAGTGAAGACGGAACCGTAAAGAATGCGGTTAGGCTTCATGATGGATTGGTGGTCGAGAGTGTCTTGATTCCTACCCAAACCCGTACAACCGCTTGTGTTTCGAGTCAGGTGGGATGTAGTTTGGACTGTAATTTTTGCGCAACTGCTCGTTTGAAGCGAATGCGTAACTTGGAACCTGCAGAAATTTATGATCAGGTTATTTCTATTGATAAGGAAAGTCGATTGTATTATAACCATCCTTTGTCTAACATTGTTTTTATGGGAATGGGTGAGCCACTCATGAATTATAATAATGTGATGAAAGCCATCGGAATGATAACTTCTGATGAAGGTTTGGGGATGTCTCCAAAACGCATTACGGTTTCGACTTCGGGAATCCCAAAGATGATAAAAAAAATGGCTGATGATGAAGTGAAATTCAAACTGGCGGTTTCTTTACATTCTGCAATAGACAGTATTCGTTCTCGTATAATGCCTTTCAGTCAAAATTTTCCTTTGGTCGAATTGCGCGAAGCGTTGGAATATTGGTACCGAAAAACAAAAAGCAAAGTTTCCTACGAATATGTAGTCTGGAAAGGAATTAATGATGATAAGGCATCGATAGATGCGCTGGTTAAATTTTGCAAATATGTTCCCTGCAAAGTAAATCTGATTGAATATAACCCAATAGACGACGGAGAGTTTCAACAAGCTTCGGAAGAATCGATAAATGCTTATATAAAAGCGCTTGAAAATACTGGAATTGTAGTGAAGGTACGAAGAAGTCGAGGTAAAGACATTGATGCCGCCTGCGGACAATTGGCCAATAAAGAGGCTTGA
- a CDS encoding O-methyltransferase: protein MHFISQDLEDYIEQHSEKEPELLAALNKETYQKILLPRMLSGHFQGRVLSMLSKLIRPVNILEIGTYTGYSALCLCEGMQENGQLHTIDIKEELVDFQRKYFDKSPWGKQIVQHLGEAIDIIPNLELKFDLVFIDADKENYLNYFEIILPKMNKGGIILSDNVLWSGKVLEPINPKDISTQILVEYNKLLKNDPRVETVLLPIRDGLTVSRVL, encoded by the coding sequence ATGCATTTCATTTCCCAAGATTTAGAAGATTATATTGAACAACATTCTGAAAAAGAACCAGAATTACTAGCGGCATTAAACAAGGAAACCTATCAAAAAATTTTGTTACCAAGAATGCTCAGCGGTCATTTTCAGGGACGTGTTTTGAGTATGTTGTCCAAATTGATACGCCCTGTAAATATTTTAGAAATTGGGACTTATACAGGCTATTCAGCTTTGTGTTTGTGCGAAGGAATGCAGGAAAACGGACAATTGCACACCATTGACATCAAGGAAGAATTGGTAGATTTTCAGCGCAAATATTTTGATAAATCACCATGGGGCAAACAAATTGTGCAACATCTTGGAGAAGCCATTGACATTATTCCTAATCTTGAATTAAAATTTGATTTGGTTTTCATAGATGCTGATAAAGAAAATTATTTGAATTATTTCGAAATTATTCTTCCCAAAATGAATAAAGGTGGCATTATTTTATCCGATAATGTACTTTGGAGTGGCAAGGTACTCGAACCTATAAACCCTAAAGACATTAGCACCCAAATTTTGGTAGAATACAACAAGCTTCTTAAAAACGACCCAAGAGTAGAAACGGTTTTACTCCCCATTCGCGATGGTTTGACTGTAAGTAGGGTTCTTTAA
- a CDS encoding YceI family protein, protein MNQRFSLMILGLVLLFTLGSAKPISSLIDPNTIIIDKLEIEILGNSTIGKYSCSNSLAYRDTIYLNSNVKNSLKSEISMSNFDCGNRIMDKDLKTTVKATKFPKSTVTITNIKPFGTNYKCSLNFRITDKTLSYQNMVLKNNKESLEGSVAVTFSEIALEPPTKMGGIIKVKDDFVIHFTLHKQ, encoded by the coding sequence ATGAATCAAAGATTTTCTTTAATGATTTTGGGTTTAGTACTTCTCTTTACATTGGGAAGTGCTAAACCCATTTCTTCATTAATTGACCCAAACACCATCATCATTGACAAACTTGAAATCGAAATTTTAGGAAATTCAACAATTGGCAAATACAGTTGTTCCAATTCCCTTGCTTATAGAGACACTATTTATTTAAATTCAAACGTAAAAAATAGTTTGAAATCGGAAATTTCAATGAGCAATTTTGATTGTGGTAACAGAATTATGGACAAAGACCTTAAAACAACAGTTAAGGCAACAAAATTCCCAAAAAGCACGGTAACCATTACCAATATCAAACCTTTTGGGACAAATTACAAATGCAGTTTAAACTTTAGAATAACAGATAAAACGCTGTCCTATCAAAATATGGTTCTAAAGAACAATAAAGAATCTCTTGAAGGAAGCGTGGCAGTCACTTTTTCTGAAATAGCATTAGAACCACCAACCAAGATGGGAGGCATCATAAAGGTAAAAGATGATTTCGTAATTCATTTCACCCTTCATAAGCAATAA
- a CDS encoding YceI family protein, producing MKTIIKKITTALALFALVLSANAQKDYTLDAKSNFSVAGTSTLHDWTMKSASGTGKANLTVANGKLTEITSIDITLPAETIKSEKKNMDKVAYEALKTKENKNIKYVLKSAEKVNETTWNLTGTFTIAGASKVLKTQVKTAVANNVVNLQGSNKITFKEFGMKSPTAMLGTIKTGEDLTVKFNINFK from the coding sequence ATGAAAACAATTATCAAAAAAATTACCACAGCATTGGCGTTATTCGCACTTGTACTATCAGCAAATGCGCAAAAAGACTACACATTAGACGCTAAATCAAATTTTTCGGTGGCAGGCACTTCAACACTGCATGATTGGACAATGAAATCAGCGTCTGGTACCGGTAAAGCAAATTTGACGGTTGCTAATGGAAAGTTGACAGAAATTACCAGTATTGATATTACCCTTCCCGCTGAAACAATAAAAAGCGAGAAAAAAAACATGGACAAAGTTGCTTATGAAGCTTTGAAAACAAAAGAAAACAAAAACATCAAATATGTTTTAAAATCTGCAGAAAAAGTGAATGAAACGACTTGGAACTTAACTGGTACTTTTACTATCGCCGGCGCATCAAAAGTATTGAAAACACAGGTAAAAACAGCTGTTGCCAATAACGTTGTCAATCTGCAGGGATCAAATAAAATAACATTCAAAGAGTTTGGTATGAAATCCCCAACTGCAATGTTGGGCACAATAAAAACAGGAGAAGATTTAACAGTAAAATTCAACATTAACTTTAAATAA
- a CDS encoding YceI family protein, with the protein MKSKIKTIIALLVLVVSVSVNAQKAYNLDDKTSFSVNGTSTMHDWEMKSASKTGTANLTVTNSKLVDINSIDITLPAESIKSEKKSMDKVAYETLKTDKFKNIKYVLKDAEKVNETTWNLTGTYTIAGVSKVFKTQVKSTVAANGTVTLQGSNKITFTEFGMKSPTAMFGAIKTGEDLTIKFNLNFN; encoded by the coding sequence ATGAAATCAAAAATTAAAACAATTATCGCCTTATTGGTATTAGTAGTATCAGTATCAGTAAATGCACAGAAGGCATACAATTTAGACGACAAAACGAGCTTCAGTGTAAATGGCACATCGACAATGCACGACTGGGAAATGAAATCGGCTTCAAAAACTGGTACCGCAAACTTAACAGTAACCAATTCAAAATTGGTAGACATCAACAGTATCGATATCACTCTTCCTGCAGAAAGCATCAAAAGCGAGAAAAAAAGCATGGACAAAGTAGCATACGAAACTTTGAAAACAGACAAATTCAAAAACATAAAATATGTTTTAAAAGATGCTGAAAAAGTAAATGAAACAACTTGGAATCTTACAGGAACTTATACAATCGCAGGTGTTTCAAAAGTATTCAAAACACAAGTTAAATCTACAGTAGCCGCAAACGGAACTGTAACATTACAAGGATCAAACAAAATAACCTTTACTGAATTTGGCATGAAATCACCAACTGCCATGTTTGGAGCCATCAAAACTGGCGAAGACTTAACCATCAAATTCAATTTGAATTTTAATTAA